From Dehalococcoidia bacterium, one genomic window encodes:
- a CDS encoding aldolase/citrate lyase family protein translates to MIENTIIKKIKKGKKANVFELQFPSLPLVEFAYHVGFDAIHCDAEHGSFSPEAVDDICRVANGFGMSVTARVPDKSSYWINLFLDRGIQGIVGPHVETKKEAQDFADACLFPPHGKRSWGGGRGTEFNDDGKLSEYGSKLDFAKWSNENMLVIAQMESVPAWENINEILSVEGLSGITGGPNDLAASMGIPGDPDNPKRVKITSDINDTARGRNKLVADDIQRVLSIRDLMLVNGRAFIDEGE, encoded by the coding sequence ATGATTGAAAATACAATAATTAAGAAGATTAAAAAAGGTAAAAAGGCTAATGTTTTTGAATTACAGTTTCCATCGCTACCTCTTGTAGAATTTGCTTATCATGTTGGATTTGATGCCATACATTGTGATGCTGAACATGGAAGCTTTTCACCTGAAGCAGTTGATGATATTTGTAGAGTAGCAAATGGATTTGGAATGAGTGTAACAGCTAGAGTCCCCGATAAAAGTTCATATTGGATCAACCTTTTCTTAGATAGAGGAATTCAAGGTATAGTAGGTCCTCATGTTGAAACTAAAAAAGAAGCTCAAGATTTTGCAGATGCTTGTCTTTTCCCTCCTCATGGTAAAAGGTCCTGGGGCGGTGGAAGGGGTACTGAATTTAATGATGATGGAAAATTATCAGAATACGGAAGTAAATTAGATTTTGCAAAATGGTCTAATGAAAATATGCTTGTTATTGCTCAGATGGAATCTGTGCCTGCTTGGGAAAACATAAATGAAATATTGAGCGTTGAAGGATTATCTGGAATAACAGGAGGACCAAATGATCTTGCAGCTTCAATGGGAATTCCAGGAGATCCCGATAATCCAAAAAGAGTTAAGATAACATCTGATATTAATGACACAGCAAGAGGAAGAAATAAGCTTGTTGCAGATGACATACAAAGAGTCCTTTCAATAAGAGATCTTATGTTAGTAAATGGAAGAGCATTCATAGATGAAGGAGAATAA
- a CDS encoding mandelate racemase/muconate lactonizing enzyme family protein, whose translation MIKITSLEFRRFSAKHHNASRNWLIPIIKTDDPNIFGIGDASSLGDDERIIDEIKYLFDKYLIDNDALESEKLWLSMYNNSMQRGGRISSTAISGIDIALWDIKGKFLQKPIYTLLGGSLREKIMVYANGWYTNPGTPDQNYKEAKKVVSMGYKALKFDPFGQKNFYRLSKEEFDLSEKRISKVRDAVGEFVEILIEGHAKFNIMNAVKISNMIQKYNPLFFEEPVSEERIDELVELRKHTNISIATGERLYTKFPFASIVEMNAADVLQPDIANAGGITELKKISIIAEAKHITIAPHNTCSPVGAVAEMHLSKSIPNFEIMEYHAEFYSPHYFKVFKGFPRQKNGFIRLSDKPGLGLELNEKEIKKHPPFKSTDAKGGAIKTI comes from the coding sequence ATGATAAAAATTACAAGTTTGGAATTTAGAAGATTTTCTGCAAAGCATCATAATGCTTCTCGGAACTGGCTTATACCAATAATCAAGACTGATGATCCTAATATTTTTGGAATAGGTGATGCTAGTTCACTAGGTGATGATGAAAGAATTATTGATGAAATCAAATATCTATTCGATAAGTATTTGATTGATAATGATGCCTTAGAATCTGAAAAATTATGGTTATCTATGTATAACAATTCTATGCAAAGAGGAGGAAGGATCTCGTCTACTGCTATATCTGGGATTGATATAGCACTATGGGATATAAAGGGAAAATTTCTACAAAAGCCAATTTATACTTTATTAGGAGGATCATTAAGAGAAAAAATAATGGTCTATGCAAATGGATGGTACACAAATCCAGGTACTCCTGATCAAAATTATAAAGAGGCAAAAAAAGTAGTTTCAATGGGATATAAAGCATTAAAGTTTGATCCCTTTGGTCAAAAAAATTTTTATAGACTATCAAAAGAAGAATTTGATCTTTCTGAGAAAAGAATTTCTAAAGTTAGAGATGCTGTAGGTGAGTTTGTGGAAATATTAATTGAAGGACATGCAAAATTTAATATAATGAATGCAGTTAAAATTTCAAATATGATCCAAAAATATAATCCTCTTTTTTTTGAAGAACCTGTATCTGAAGAAAGAATAGATGAGCTGGTGGAATTAAGAAAACATACTAATATTTCAATTGCTACAGGAGAAAGGCTTTACACAAAATTTCCTTTTGCATCAATAGTAGAAATGAATGCTGCTGATGTTCTTCAACCCGATATAGCAAATGCTGGTGGTATAACAGAACTAAAAAAAATTTCTATAATAGCTGAGGCAAAACATATAACCATTGCTCCACATAATACATGTTCGCCTGTTGGTGCAGTGGCAGAAATGCATTTAAGTAAATCAATACCAAATTTTGAAATAATGGAATATCATGCTGAATTTTATTCTCCTCATTACTTTAAGGTCTTTAAAGGCTTTCCAAGACAAAAAAATGGATTTATAAGACTTTCAGATAAGCCTGGTCTTGGATTAGAATTGAATGAAAAAGAAATAAAAAAACACCCACCTTTCAAATCAACAGATGCAAAAGGTGGAGCAATTAAGACAATTTAG